From Bordetella flabilis, the proteins below share one genomic window:
- the garL gene encoding 2-dehydro-3-deoxyglucarate aldolase: MHTMTSSLPNRFRQRILAREQVIGFWMSMASHITAELAGLAGYDWLLLDGEHSPNDVPMFLQQLQALQGSESAPVGRPSINDPVEIKRLLDIGFYNLLVPFIESGEEARRAVAATRYPPAGMRGVAGLQRSNRYGTVPDYLATINDNICVLLQIESARGIDAVDDIAAVDGVDGIFIGPSDLAAALGHIGNPAHPDVQAAIRHLYDRATAHGKAVGILAPVPDDARRYLAMGMHFVAVGTDLGVFKQATFALRDAFR, translated from the coding sequence TTGCATACGATGACTTCGTCGCTACCCAACCGCTTTCGCCAACGCATTCTCGCGCGCGAGCAGGTGATCGGATTCTGGATGAGCATGGCCAGCCATATCACTGCAGAATTGGCCGGGCTGGCGGGTTATGACTGGCTGCTGCTGGACGGCGAGCATTCGCCCAATGATGTCCCGATGTTCCTGCAGCAGCTGCAGGCTCTGCAAGGCAGCGAATCCGCGCCGGTGGGCCGGCCCAGCATCAACGATCCGGTGGAGATCAAGCGTCTGCTGGATATCGGCTTCTACAATCTGCTGGTCCCGTTCATCGAATCCGGCGAAGAGGCCCGGCGAGCTGTCGCGGCCACCCGCTACCCGCCCGCCGGCATGCGCGGCGTGGCCGGGCTGCAGCGAAGCAACCGCTACGGGACGGTGCCCGATTATTTGGCGACCATAAACGACAATATCTGCGTACTGCTGCAGATCGAAAGCGCGCGGGGCATCGATGCGGTGGACGACATCGCCGCAGTGGACGGTGTCGATGGGATATTCATCGGGCCCTCGGACCTGGCGGCGGCTTTGGGCCATATCGGCAATCCCGCGCATCCGGATGTACAGGCCGCGATTCGCCATCTATACGATCGCGCCACCGCGCACGGCAAGGCCGTGGGCATCCTCGCGCCGGTTCCCGATGACGCGCGGCGTTACCTGGCCATGGGCATGCACTTCGTCGCGGTCGGAACCGACCTGGGCGTCTTCAAGCAGGCGACCTTCGCCCTGCGCGACGCCTTTCGCTAG
- the rpsT gene encoding 30S ribosomal protein S20, translating to MANTAQARKRARQSVERNKHNSSLRSMLRTAIKRVRQAVEAGDKAAATAVLQKTTSVIDRVADKNIIHKNKAARHKSRLSAAVKSLA from the coding sequence ATGGCCAATACTGCCCAAGCCCGCAAGCGTGCCCGCCAATCGGTGGAACGCAACAAGCACAACTCCAGCCTGCGCTCCATGCTGCGTACCGCTATCAAGCGCGTACGCCAGGCCGTGGAAGCCGGTGACAAGGCGGCCGCTACCGCTGTGCTGCAAAAGACGACCAGCGTGATCGATCGCGTCGCCGACAAGAACATCATCCACAAGAACAAGGCCGCTCGCCACAAGAGCCGCCTGTCGGCCGCGGTCAAGTCGCTGGCCTGA
- a CDS encoding FecR family protein, protein MEQDAPSDKSTPVADQVVNWLLLLRSGRASQSDYADFLAWRAQDPMHESAWQQLTSALGSSFGRLSDFYPIGFSTSGQRGTVAATAAPAPPVLVPRHLRVNHARRRVVMAAGGVLATLVTGAAVNEVYPLHNLLADAATATGERRLYQLSDGSQILLDARSRVRLDFAGSARNVRLMEGAITVSVARDPNRPFIVTTEQGSVRALGTRFMVRQQARRSLVVVHEHEVEIETLAKARAVVGAGMGARFDGARIDSPRAELVADAAWETGWIAVRNRPLAEVIAALRPYRSGMLRLSMAAGGLLVTGQFPLDDTDATLKALEQSVPVVIRRITPWLVTIDVVSA, encoded by the coding sequence TTGGAACAGGACGCCCCCTCGGACAAGTCAACGCCCGTCGCAGACCAGGTCGTCAACTGGCTGCTGCTGCTGCGTTCTGGTCGCGCGTCCCAATCGGACTACGCGGACTTTCTGGCGTGGCGAGCCCAGGATCCCATGCACGAAAGCGCATGGCAGCAACTTACGTCGGCGCTGGGCTCTTCGTTCGGGCGCCTCAGCGACTTCTACCCTATCGGTTTTTCCACCTCCGGGCAGCGTGGCACGGTGGCTGCCACCGCGGCGCCCGCTCCTCCGGTACTCGTACCCAGGCATTTGCGCGTGAACCATGCCCGGCGGCGCGTTGTTATGGCCGCGGGCGGCGTGCTGGCCACCCTGGTGACCGGGGCTGCCGTCAACGAGGTCTACCCCCTGCATAATTTGTTGGCCGACGCAGCGACGGCAACAGGGGAACGACGCCTGTATCAATTGTCCGATGGCAGCCAGATACTGCTGGACGCGCGTTCCCGCGTACGCCTCGACTTCGCCGGCAGCGCCCGTAATGTCCGCCTGATGGAGGGCGCCATCACGGTATCCGTTGCGCGCGACCCGAACCGGCCCTTCATCGTCACCACCGAACAGGGCAGCGTGCGGGCGCTGGGCACGCGATTCATGGTGCGTCAGCAGGCACGCCGCTCCCTCGTGGTCGTGCATGAGCATGAAGTGGAAATCGAAACCCTCGCCAAGGCCCGCGCTGTCGTGGGCGCCGGCATGGGGGCGCGCTTCGACGGCGCGCGCATCGACTCTCCCCGGGCAGAGCTCGTCGCCGATGCGGCCTGGGAAACCGGCTGGATCGCGGTCCGCAATCGTCCCTTGGCTGAAGTCATTGCCGCGCTACGCCCCTATCGCAGCGGGATGCTGCGTCTTTCCATGGCGGCGGGCGGCCTGCTGGTAACCGGCCAATTCCCGCTGGATGACACCGACGCGACGCTCAAGGCCCTGGAGCAATCGGTGCCCGTCGTAATACGCCGCATAACGCCCTGGCTGGTGACGATAGACGTGGTGTCGGCCTGA
- the murJ gene encoding murein biosynthesis integral membrane protein MurJ — protein sequence MSLLRSAATVSSFTLLSRIAGLIRDVLVARAFGAGPLTDAFWVAFRIPNLLRRLFAEGAFAQAFVPILGAARSKNGDAEVRVLLDRVALLLTCALMLVTALGILLAPWVVTAMASGLRREAGEQAFDAAVWMTRLMFPYILCMSLVAFASGVLNTWRRFAVPAFTPVLLNVAMIAACVWLAPRYHPPIYALAIGVVVGGVLQLAIQWVALARLGLVPRYSPRIREAWADATVRRILRQMLPAIVGVSVGQISLLINTNIATWLPPGSVTWLSYADRLMEFPTALLGVALGTVLLPALSAANARSDTDGYSALLDWGLRLTLLLGLPSALGLALLADGLVATLFHYGAFVARDVMQTRLAVMAYSAGLIGLLSVKILAPGFYARQDIRTPVKIAIVALVVTQCLNLVLVPKLAHAGLALAIALGACLNALLLLGALYKRGVYRPSPGWILFVLRLLPAMAALTGVLLYADGRLDWIALQKHSWERVGLLAAVLAASVVAYFGTLLLCGFRPRDFTRRAAPGAA from the coding sequence ATGAGCTTGCTGCGATCGGCCGCTACGGTCAGCAGTTTTACATTGCTGTCCCGCATTGCCGGCCTGATCCGCGACGTGCTGGTGGCGCGCGCCTTCGGCGCCGGGCCCCTTACGGACGCCTTCTGGGTTGCGTTCCGCATCCCCAATCTGTTGCGCAGGCTCTTTGCGGAGGGCGCGTTCGCGCAGGCTTTCGTTCCCATACTGGGCGCCGCGCGCAGCAAGAACGGCGACGCCGAAGTGCGCGTGCTGCTGGACCGGGTCGCACTATTGCTGACGTGCGCCCTCATGCTGGTTACCGCGCTGGGCATCCTGCTGGCCCCTTGGGTAGTGACGGCCATGGCCAGCGGTTTGCGGCGCGAAGCGGGTGAGCAAGCCTTTGATGCAGCGGTATGGATGACGCGGTTGATGTTCCCGTACATCCTTTGCATGTCGCTGGTGGCGTTCGCTTCCGGTGTCCTGAATACATGGCGGCGGTTTGCCGTGCCCGCCTTTACGCCTGTGCTGCTGAATGTGGCGATGATCGCGGCTTGCGTGTGGCTGGCTCCCCGCTACCACCCTCCCATCTACGCCCTGGCAATCGGCGTCGTAGTCGGTGGTGTTCTGCAGTTGGCGATCCAATGGGTCGCACTGGCGCGGCTGGGATTGGTGCCGCGCTACAGCCCGCGCATTCGAGAGGCATGGGCGGATGCGACGGTGCGACGCATCCTCAGGCAGATGCTTCCCGCCATTGTCGGCGTATCGGTCGGGCAGATCTCCCTGCTCATCAACACGAATATCGCCACCTGGCTGCCGCCCGGCAGCGTGACCTGGCTGTCTTATGCGGATCGGCTGATGGAGTTTCCGACGGCCCTGCTGGGCGTCGCGCTGGGTACGGTGCTGCTGCCCGCCCTGTCCGCGGCAAACGCGCGCTCGGACACGGACGGCTACAGCGCCCTGCTCGACTGGGGGCTGCGGCTGACGCTTCTGCTGGGCCTGCCCAGCGCACTGGGCCTGGCACTACTGGCCGACGGGCTGGTTGCCACGCTCTTCCACTATGGCGCCTTCGTCGCCCGCGACGTGATGCAGACCCGGCTGGCCGTCATGGCGTATTCGGCGGGGCTGATCGGATTGCTGTCCGTGAAGATCCTCGCCCCCGGTTTCTATGCGCGGCAGGATATCCGCACGCCCGTCAAAATCGCCATCGTCGCCCTGGTAGTCACGCAATGCCTGAACCTGGTCCTGGTGCCCAAACTGGCCCACGCCGGCCTGGCCTTGGCCATCGCGCTCGGCGCTTGCCTGAACGCGTTGCTGCTGCTGGGCGCGCTGTACAAGCGAGGGGTCTACCGCCCCAGCCCTGGGTGGATACTCTTCGTTTTGAGATTGCTGCCCGCAATGGCGGCCCTGACCGGCGTGCTGCTCTACGCCGACGGGCGGCTGGACTGGATCGCGCTGCAAAAGCACAGCTGGGAGCGGGTCGGGCTACTGGCCGCCGTGCTTGCCGCCAGCGTGGTTGCCTATTTCGGGACCCTGCTGCTCTGCGGCTTCCGCCCGCGCGACTTCACGCGACGCGCCGCACCCGGCGCCGCATAG
- a CDS encoding 3-hydroxyacyl-CoA dehydrogenase: MEIANKVFIVTGGASGLGAGTARMLVAHGGRVVIADVQDEAGGRLAAELGQRYVHCDVTQEADAKAAVAAATANGALFGLVNCAGVAPAARIVGKNGAHPLDLFHKVVSINLVGSFNMMRLAAEAMSGNTPEPTGERGVLINTASVAAFDGQIGQAAYAASKAGVAGMTLPIARDLAKVGIRCMTIAPGIFGTPMIFGMPQEVQDSLAASIPFPARLGRPEDYAKLVHSIITNDMLNGETIRLDGAIRMPPK; encoded by the coding sequence ATGGAAATCGCAAACAAAGTGTTCATCGTCACCGGCGGTGCGTCGGGACTCGGCGCCGGCACCGCACGCATGCTTGTCGCTCATGGCGGCCGCGTGGTCATCGCGGATGTGCAGGACGAGGCCGGTGGCCGCTTGGCCGCCGAGCTGGGACAACGCTATGTGCACTGTGATGTGACGCAGGAGGCCGATGCAAAAGCCGCCGTGGCCGCGGCCACGGCGAACGGCGCCTTGTTCGGACTGGTGAACTGCGCCGGCGTGGCGCCAGCCGCCCGCATCGTCGGCAAGAATGGCGCGCATCCACTGGATCTTTTCCACAAGGTGGTGTCGATCAACCTGGTCGGCAGCTTCAACATGATGCGGCTTGCGGCCGAAGCCATGAGCGGCAATACGCCCGAACCGACCGGCGAGCGCGGCGTCCTGATCAACACGGCCTCGGTAGCCGCCTTTGACGGGCAAATCGGGCAAGCCGCCTACGCAGCTTCGAAGGCAGGCGTCGCAGGCATGACGCTGCCGATTGCCCGTGACCTCGCGAAGGTCGGTATCCGCTGCATGACCATCGCGCCGGGCATCTTCGGCACGCCCATGATCTTCGGCATGCCCCAGGAAGTGCAGGACTCGCTGGCTGCCAGCATTCCCTTCCCCGCCCGCCTGGGACGCCCGGAAGACTACGCCAAGCTGGTGCACAGCATCATCACCAACGACATGCTCAACGGCGAAACCATCCGGCTGGATGGGGCCATCCGCATGCCGCCCAAATAA
- the adk gene encoding adenylate kinase — translation MRLILLGPPGAGKGTQAGFITEHFGIPQISTGDMLRAAVKAGTPLGIEAKKVMDAGGLVSDQIIIGLVQDRLRQADCANGYLFDGFPRTIPQADALKDASVELDYVVEIEVPEEDIIERMSGRRVHPASGRSYHVRFNPPKTADKDDITGEPLVQRDDDREETVRNRLSVYRQQTRPLVDYYANWAQSDPAAPRYRKISGVGAVDEIRQRLFAALQS, via the coding sequence ATGCGTCTCATCCTGCTCGGCCCTCCCGGAGCCGGTAAAGGAACCCAGGCCGGTTTCATCACCGAGCATTTCGGCATCCCGCAGATTTCGACCGGCGATATGCTGAGAGCCGCCGTCAAGGCGGGCACTCCGCTGGGGATAGAGGCCAAGAAGGTCATGGACGCGGGCGGCCTGGTTTCCGACCAAATCATCATCGGTCTCGTGCAAGACCGCCTGCGGCAGGCCGATTGCGCGAACGGCTATCTCTTCGACGGGTTTCCGCGCACCATCCCACAGGCTGACGCGCTCAAGGATGCCAGTGTGGAGCTGGACTACGTAGTGGAAATCGAAGTGCCCGAAGAGGACATTATCGAACGCATGAGCGGCCGCCGGGTGCACCCGGCCAGTGGGCGGAGCTACCATGTGCGCTTCAATCCGCCAAAGACGGCCGACAAGGACGACATCACGGGCGAACCCCTGGTACAGCGCGACGACGACCGCGAGGAAACGGTGCGTAACCGCCTGTCTGTGTACCGTCAGCAGACCCGGCCACTGGTCGACTATTACGCGAACTGGGCTCAATCGGACCCGGCCGCGCCGCGCTACCGGAAGATCTCCGGGGTGGGCGCAGTGGACGAAATCCGCCAGCGGCTGTTTGCCGCGCTTCAAAGCTAA
- the kdsB gene encoding 3-deoxy-manno-octulosonate cytidylyltransferase, whose product MAFVAIIPARAASTRLPDKPLADIAGKPMVVRTAERAALSAATRVLVATDDTRVAQAARSHGVETLMTRADHATGTDRLAEAVDLLDLPDDTIVVNVQGDEPLIEPGLVDAVAHLLHTRPDAAIATCASPIADVQSLFNPNVVKAVCAADGRALYFSRAPIPWARDALADGQRRMAPGLPAWHHVGLYAYRAGFLRRFPRLPQGMLERYESLEQLRALEHGYVILVHQVQHAPAAGVDTQADLERVREVYANRL is encoded by the coding sequence GTGGCTTTCGTCGCCATCATCCCCGCGCGTGCCGCTTCCACGCGGCTGCCCGACAAGCCGCTTGCCGACATAGCAGGCAAGCCCATGGTCGTGCGTACCGCTGAACGCGCGGCGCTGTCCGCAGCGACGCGCGTACTGGTCGCGACGGATGACACGCGGGTCGCGCAGGCCGCGCGCAGCCACGGCGTCGAAACGCTGATGACCCGCGCCGACCATGCGACCGGCACGGACCGGCTTGCGGAGGCCGTCGACCTGCTGGACTTGCCGGACGACACCATCGTGGTCAACGTCCAGGGCGACGAGCCGCTGATCGAGCCCGGTCTGGTCGACGCCGTCGCTCACCTCTTGCACACCCGTCCGGACGCCGCCATCGCAACGTGCGCCTCGCCTATTGCCGACGTGCAGTCGCTGTTCAATCCCAACGTCGTCAAGGCGGTGTGCGCAGCGGATGGCCGCGCGCTGTACTTCTCCCGCGCGCCGATTCCGTGGGCCCGCGATGCCTTGGCCGACGGCCAACGGCGGATGGCGCCGGGACTGCCCGCGTGGCACCATGTGGGACTGTACGCATATCGCGCGGGATTTCTGCGTCGCTTTCCGCGATTGCCGCAAGGGATGCTGGAGCGCTATGAGTCGCTCGAGCAGCTGCGTGCACTGGAGCACGGCTACGTCATCCTCGTCCATCAGGTGCAGCACGCCCCCGCGGCGGGCGTCGACACACAGGCGGACCTGGAGCGCGTGCGTGAGGTGTACGCAAATCGGTTATAA